Proteins found in one Takifugu rubripes chromosome 15, fTakRub1.2, whole genome shotgun sequence genomic segment:
- the LOC105417447 gene encoding uncharacterized protein → MILTGRTLCLPSPATVQELFLVARDASILPDISLDPVLTTFLSPDSSAALQHQYGFLRRSMSSEQQAAFSQNLTQRLGGSRRVTYGGVGVVALALSLIFDQVSQQIRGIDRTTGSPQRAETQVIFGISSSSRIGWIIHRYLQLIPGLANDEEKMAETTEIFDELLNLELLDHYERMTTKKRMSTEAMQQWLTGAAFHMHMRIHQVRLNSMPVGAAESLRRSCKSELNQLIVDYKVYLRRNIRETAAPRPRKRRNRQSGVLRQSSTFNQTSLTWSGPNLITASTAAGKINEPTASNAAANIGRKCKIEVLSDSSGGNVTEVDDKSAVGTEKRKRLSNSSGINAMGLLVIEPLKNVSHSVQHHQCESPAIQHALVSRIMDALDMEQNKHFFQYPEKVLYSLLRQEDDFEL, encoded by the exons ATGATCCTGACGGGTCGCACTCTGTGCCTTCCCTCTCCTGCCACGGTCCAGGAGCTCTTCTTGGTGGCTCGAGATGCCAGCATCCTTCCAGACATCTCCCTAGATCCTGTCCTCACCACCTTCCTGTCTCCGGATTCTTCAGCAGCCCTGCAGCATCAGTACGGCTTCCTGCGGCGGAGCATGAGCAGCGAGCAGCAGGCGGCGTTCAGCCAGAACCTGACTCAGAGgctgggaggcagcaggagggtcaCCTACGGAGGAGTTGGGGTCGTCGCTCTCGCTCTGTCCCTGATTTTTGACCAGGTTTCTCAACAA ATCCGAGGAATTGACCGTACAACAGGAAGCCCCCAGAGAGCTGAGACTCAGGTTATTTTTGGAATCAGCAGTTCCTCCAGAATTGGCTGGATCATCCACAGATACCTTCAACTCATCCCTGGCTTGGCCAATGATGAAGAGAAGATGGCTGAGACCACAGAAATCTTTGACGAACTGCTGAACTTGGAGCTGCTTGATCATTATGAGAGGATGACTACAAAGAAGAGGATGAGTACAGAAGCCATGCAGCAGTGGTTAACCGGAGCAGCGTTTCATATGCACATGAGAATCCATCAG GTTCGTCTGAATTCCATGCCAGTAGGAGCAGCGGAGTCACTGCGCCGATCTTGCAAGTCAGAGTTAAATCAACTGATCGTGGATTATAAGGTCTATCTCCGCAGAAACATTCGTGAAACTGCAGCTCCAAGGCCTAGAAAACGCAGAAACAGGCAGTCCGGTGTGTTAAGGCAAAGTAGCACATtcaaccagaccagcctgaccTGGTCAGGCCCCAACCTGATCACTGCAAGTACCGCAGCTGGGAAGATCAATGAGCCAACTGCATCAAATGCAGCTGCTAACATTGGCAGAAAGTGTAAAATAGAAGTATTAAGTGACAGTTCTGGAGGGAATGTGACAGAAGTTGATGATAAATCAGCTGTAGggacagaaaagagaaagaggctCAGCAATTCTTCTGGAATTAATGCTATGGGTCTGTTAGTCATCGAGCCACTGAAGAATGTGAGTCACAGTGTGCAGCATCACCAGTGTGAGTCTCCAGCCATCCAGCACGCTTTAGTGAGCCGCATCATGGATGCTCTGGACATGGAGCAGAACAAACACTTTTTCCAGTACCCTGAAAAAGTCTTGTATAGTCTCCTGAGACAAGAGGATGACTTTGAGCTTTAG